In one window of Streptomyces sp. NBC_01224 DNA:
- the rodA gene encoding rod shape-determining protein RodA, whose product MAGFSVSRYAPERSAWGKLIARDSLVRKLDWPLLGSAIALSFIGSLLVYSATRGRDSLTHGDPYYFLFRHALNTGIGFALMVGTIWLGHRTLRGAVPILYGLSVLLVLAVLTPLGATVNGAHAWIIIGGGFSLQPSEFTKITIILIMAMLLAERVDAGDQLHPDHRTVAKALGLAAVPMAVVMGMPDLGSVMVMAVIVLGVLLASGASNCWVFGLLGAGTAGAVAIWQLGLLDDYQIARFAAFANPALDPAGVGYNTNQARIAIGSGGLTGTGLFQGTQTTGQFVPEQQTDFVFTVAGEELGFLGAGLILVLLGVVLWRACRIARETTELYGTIVAAGIIAWFAFQAFENIGMTLGIMPVAGLPLPFVSYGGSSMFAVWVAVGLLQSIRVQRPISA is encoded by the coding sequence ATGGCCGGCTTCTCCGTCTCGCGGTACGCCCCAGAGCGCTCCGCCTGGGGCAAACTCATCGCCCGCGACTCCCTCGTACGCAAACTCGACTGGCCGCTGCTCGGGTCCGCGATCGCGCTCTCCTTCATCGGCTCGCTGCTGGTCTACTCGGCGACCCGGGGCCGTGACTCGCTCACGCACGGCGACCCGTACTACTTCCTCTTCCGGCACGCCCTCAATACCGGAATCGGTTTCGCCCTGATGGTGGGCACGATCTGGCTCGGCCACCGCACCCTGCGCGGAGCCGTCCCGATCCTCTACGGCCTCTCGGTACTCCTCGTACTGGCGGTCCTCACCCCGCTCGGCGCCACCGTCAACGGCGCGCACGCCTGGATCATCATCGGCGGTGGCTTCTCGCTCCAGCCGTCCGAGTTCACCAAGATCACCATCATCCTGATCATGGCGATGCTGCTCGCCGAGCGCGTCGACGCGGGCGACCAGCTCCACCCCGACCACCGGACCGTCGCCAAGGCCCTCGGCCTCGCGGCCGTTCCGATGGCCGTCGTCATGGGGATGCCGGACCTCGGTTCCGTGATGGTCATGGCCGTCATCGTGCTCGGTGTGCTCCTCGCCTCCGGCGCTTCGAATTGCTGGGTCTTCGGCCTCCTCGGCGCGGGCACGGCCGGCGCCGTCGCCATCTGGCAGCTCGGCCTGCTCGACGACTACCAGATCGCCCGCTTCGCCGCCTTCGCCAACCCGGCGCTCGACCCGGCGGGCGTCGGCTACAACACCAACCAGGCGCGCATCGCGATCGGCTCCGGCGGCCTCACCGGAACCGGCCTCTTCCAGGGCACCCAGACCACCGGCCAGTTCGTCCCCGAGCAGCAGACCGACTTCGTCTTCACCGTCGCGGGCGAGGAGCTCGGCTTCCTCGGCGCCGGGCTGATCCTCGTCCTGCTCGGCGTCGTTCTGTGGCGCGCCTGCCGGATCGCCCGCGAGACGACCGAGCTGTACGGCACGATCGTCGCCGCCGGAATCATCGCCTGGTTCGCCTTCCAGGCGTTCGAGAACATCGGGATGACGCTCGGCATCATGCCGGTCGCAGGGCTTCCGCTGCCGTTCGTCTCGTACGGAGGGTCCTCGATGTTCGCCGTCTGGGTGGCCGTCGGACTGCTCCAGTCGATCAGGGTGCAGCGGCCGATAAGCGCCTGA
- a CDS encoding CYTH and CHAD domain-containing protein, translated as MADSKREIERKYEATAETRLPDLSRVAGVSAVAHRGVSELDAVYYDTEDLRLMAGSLTLRRRTGGSDAGWHLKFPVASGIRDEFQEPLSDILPRSLAGLLRSRVRMSELVPVVRLRTARDVHHLLDTEGALLAEVSIDTARAERLTGGSGTAAWTEIEVELADDGDPALLDAVERRLRKAGVHPSASPSKLARALAETAPERKRKRDKGARRKAGQPTAGDHVLAYIRHQTEAIVALDPAVRRDLPDSVHQMRVATRRLRSALRTYRKILDRSVTDPVGDELKWLAAELGIDRDQEVLDARLRSGLAGLPRTLILGPVRSRLRIWAVARRGGTRRRTVAVLDGKRYLALLESLDTLLAAPPLLPAASHAPEQALPRAVLKEYGRLATRVGHAAELQPGHDRDLAMHDARKAAKRARYAAEAARPALGKPAKRIAERMKAVQTLLGDHQDSVVARDALRALAVQAHAAGEPAFTWGLLYGREEAAAAARERELPQVWERASQPRVRAALEG; from the coding sequence ATGGCGGACTCGAAGCGTGAGATCGAGCGGAAGTACGAAGCCACCGCGGAAACCCGGCTCCCCGACCTGAGCCGGGTGGCCGGGGTCTCGGCCGTCGCTCACCGGGGCGTCAGCGAACTGGACGCCGTGTACTACGACACCGAGGACCTCCGGCTCATGGCCGGCTCCCTCACCCTGCGCCGCCGCACCGGCGGGAGCGACGCCGGCTGGCACCTCAAATTCCCGGTCGCCTCCGGTATCCGGGACGAGTTCCAGGAACCGCTCTCCGACATCCTGCCGCGCTCCCTCGCCGGCCTGCTCCGCTCCCGGGTCCGGATGAGCGAACTGGTCCCCGTCGTACGGCTGCGCACCGCCCGTGACGTCCACCACCTGCTCGATACCGAGGGCGCGCTGCTCGCCGAGGTCAGCATCGACACGGCGCGGGCCGAACGGCTGACGGGCGGCAGCGGCACCGCCGCCTGGACCGAGATCGAGGTCGAACTCGCCGACGACGGCGACCCCGCCCTCCTCGACGCCGTCGAACGTCGGCTGCGCAAGGCCGGTGTCCACCCGTCCGCATCGCCGTCCAAGCTGGCCAGGGCGCTCGCCGAGACCGCGCCGGAGCGGAAGCGGAAGCGGGACAAGGGCGCGCGCAGGAAGGCCGGGCAACCCACCGCGGGCGACCACGTCCTCGCGTACATCCGCCACCAGACCGAGGCGATCGTCGCCCTCGACCCCGCCGTACGGCGCGACCTCCCCGACTCCGTGCACCAGATGCGGGTCGCCACCCGCAGACTCCGCAGCGCGCTGCGGACGTACCGGAAGATCCTCGACCGGAGCGTCACCGACCCGGTCGGCGACGAGCTGAAGTGGCTGGCCGCCGAGCTCGGCATCGACCGCGACCAGGAGGTTCTCGACGCCCGTCTGCGCTCCGGCCTCGCCGGCCTGCCCCGCACCCTGATACTCGGCCCCGTCCGCAGCCGGCTGCGGATCTGGGCGGTGGCCCGCCGGGGCGGCACCCGTCGCCGGACCGTCGCCGTACTCGACGGGAAGCGGTACCTGGCACTCCTGGAGAGCCTCGACACCCTGCTCGCCGCCCCGCCGCTGTTGCCCGCCGCGTCCCACGCCCCCGAGCAGGCGCTGCCCCGCGCCGTACTGAAGGAGTACGGGCGCCTCGCGACCCGCGTCGGCCACGCCGCGGAGCTCCAGCCCGGCCACGACCGGGACCTCGCCATGCACGACGCCCGCAAGGCCGCCAAGCGCGCCCGTTACGCGGCGGAGGCGGCCCGGCCCGCGCTCGGGAAGCCGGCCAAGCGGATCGCCGAACGGATGAAGGCCGTGCAGACCCTCCTCGGCGACCACCAGGACAGTGTGGTGGCCCGCGACGCGCTGCGCGCCCTGGCCGTCCAGGCGCACGCGGCGGGGGAGCCGGCATTCACCTGGGGACTGCTGTACGGGCGGGAGGAGGCGGCCGCCGCCGCCCGGGAGCGGGAGCTGCCGCAGGTGTGGGAGCGGGCGTCGCAGCCGCGCGTGCGGGCGGCTCTGGAAGGCTGA
- a CDS encoding TIGR03960 family B12-binding radical SAM protein has product MSVDSVFPQLEALLPHVQKPIQYVGGELNSTVKPWDECDVRWALMYPDAYEVGLPNQGVMILYEVLNERQGVLAERTYSVWPDLEELMREHKVPQFTVDGHRPVKAFDVFGLSFSTELGYTNMLTALDLAGIPLDAKDRTVDDPIVLAGGHAAFNPEPIAEFIDCAVIGDGEQAVLEITEIIRAWKAEGRPGGREEVLFRLAKTGGVYVPGFYDVEYLPDGRIGRVVPNKSGVPWRVSKHTVMDLDEWPYPKQPLVPLAETVHERMSVEIFRGCTRGCRFCQAGMITRPVRERSITGIGEMVEKGLKATGFEEVGLLSLSSADHTEIGEIAKGLADRYTEDKIGLSLPSTRVDAFNVDLANELTRNGRRSGLTFAPEGGSERMRKVINKMVSEEDLIRTVATAYGNGWRQVKLYFMCGLPTETDEDVLQIGDMAVNVIAKGREVSGQNDIRCTVSIGGFVPKPHTPFQWAPQLGAEETDARLAKLRDKIRGDKKYGRSIGFRYHDGKPGIVEGLLSRGDRRVGSVIRAVYESGGRFDGWREHFSYDRWMTAAEKTLPDYGVDVDWYTTRERTYEEVLPWDHLDSGLDKEWLWEDWQDSLDETEVEDCRWTPCFDCGVCPQMDTSIQIGPTGKKLLPLSVVK; this is encoded by the coding sequence ATGTCTGTCGATTCGGTCTTCCCACAGCTCGAAGCTCTGCTCCCGCATGTGCAGAAGCCCATCCAGTACGTCGGCGGTGAGTTGAACTCCACCGTCAAGCCGTGGGACGAATGCGACGTCCGCTGGGCGCTGATGTACCCGGACGCATACGAGGTCGGACTCCCCAACCAGGGCGTCATGATCCTGTACGAGGTGCTCAACGAGCGCCAGGGTGTCCTCGCCGAACGCACCTACAGCGTGTGGCCGGACCTCGAAGAGCTGATGCGCGAGCACAAGGTCCCGCAGTTCACCGTGGACGGCCACCGCCCGGTCAAGGCGTTCGACGTCTTCGGGCTGAGCTTCTCCACCGAGCTCGGCTACACCAACATGCTCACTGCCCTGGATCTCGCGGGCATCCCGCTGGACGCCAAGGACCGCACCGTCGACGACCCGATCGTGCTGGCCGGCGGCCACGCCGCGTTCAACCCCGAGCCGATCGCGGAGTTCATCGACTGCGCGGTCATCGGCGACGGCGAGCAGGCCGTCCTGGAGATCACCGAGATCATCCGCGCCTGGAAGGCCGAGGGCCGCCCCGGCGGTCGCGAAGAGGTGCTGTTCCGCCTCGCGAAGACCGGTGGCGTCTACGTCCCGGGCTTCTACGACGTCGAGTACCTCCCGGACGGGCGCATCGGCCGTGTCGTGCCCAACAAGTCGGGCGTGCCGTGGCGGGTGTCCAAGCACACCGTGATGGACCTCGACGAGTGGCCGTACCCGAAGCAGCCCCTCGTTCCCCTCGCCGAGACCGTCCACGAGCGGATGTCCGTCGAGATCTTCCGCGGCTGCACCCGCGGCTGCCGTTTCTGCCAGGCCGGCATGATCACGCGCCCCGTGCGGGAGCGAAGCATCACCGGCATCGGCGAAATGGTCGAGAAGGGCCTCAAGGCGACCGGCTTCGAAGAGGTCGGCCTGCTCTCGCTCTCCTCCGCGGACCACACCGAGATCGGCGAGATCGCCAAGGGCCTCGCCGACCGGTACACCGAGGACAAGATCGGTCTCTCGCTGCCCTCCACCCGCGTCGACGCGTTCAACGTGGACCTGGCCAACGAGCTGACCCGTAACGGCCGTCGCTCCGGACTCACCTTCGCCCCCGAGGGCGGCTCCGAGCGCATGCGCAAGGTCATCAACAAGATGGTCTCGGAAGAGGACCTCATCCGTACCGTCGCCACCGCGTACGGCAACGGCTGGCGCCAGGTGAAGCTGTACTTCATGTGCGGTCTGCCCACCGAGACCGACGAGGACGTCCTCCAGATCGGTGACATGGCGGTCAATGTGATCGCCAAGGGCCGCGAGGTCTCCGGCCAGAACGACATCCGCTGCACCGTCTCCATCGGCGGCTTCGTGCCCAAGCCGCACACGCCGTTCCAGTGGGCCCCGCAGCTCGGCGCCGAGGAGACCGACGCCCGGCTGGCCAAGCTCCGCGACAAGATCCGCGGGGACAAGAAGTACGGCCGCTCCATCGGCTTCCGCTACCACGACGGCAAGCCCGGCATCGTCGAGGGCCTGCTCTCGCGCGGCGACCGCCGTGTCGGCTCCGTCATCCGCGCGGTCTACGAGTCCGGCGGCCGCTTCGACGGCTGGCGCGAGCACTTCAGCTACGACCGCTGGATGACCGCCGCCGAGAAGACGCTGCCCGACTACGGCGTGGACGTCGACTGGTACACCACCCGTGAGCGGACCTACGAGGAGGTCCTGCCCTGGGACCACCTGGACTCCGGTCTCGACAAGGAGTGGCTCTGGGAGGACTGGCAGGACTCGCTCGACGAGACCGAGGTCGAGGACTGCCGCTGGACCCCGTGCTTCGACTGCGGCGTCTGCCCGCAGATGGACACCAGCATCCAGATCGGCCCGACCGGCAAGAAGCTGCTGCCGCTGTCGGTCGTGAAGTAG
- a CDS encoding TIGR03936 family radical SAM-associated protein has product MQRIRLRYTKRGRLRFTSHRDFQRAFERALRRSEVPMAYSAGFTPHPKVSYANAAPTGTGSEAEFLEIALTEARDPAVLRELLNASLPDGLDITDAVEARTSGLADRLTASIWELRLDGVSTEEAVKAVAAFNGAETVEVQRRAKNGMRTFDARAAVVDLQALDPQPDRPEDKPCAILRLVVRHVTPAVRPDDVLSGLRVVADLAPPVPAAVTRLAQGLFDEESGTVTDPLAPDREAAPAAPPMATGTAVATAPEGAGSA; this is encoded by the coding sequence GTGCAGCGCATCCGGCTGCGCTACACGAAGCGCGGCCGCCTCCGGTTCACCAGTCACCGTGACTTCCAGCGTGCCTTCGAGCGGGCACTGCGCCGCTCCGAGGTGCCCATGGCCTACTCGGCGGGTTTCACCCCGCACCCGAAGGTGTCGTACGCCAATGCCGCCCCCACCGGCACGGGCAGTGAAGCCGAGTTCCTGGAGATCGCCCTCACCGAGGCCCGGGATCCGGCCGTCCTGCGCGAGCTGCTCAACGCCTCGCTACCGGACGGTCTCGACATCACCGACGCCGTTGAGGCCCGCACCTCGGGTCTCGCCGACCGGCTGACCGCCTCCATCTGGGAGCTGCGTCTCGACGGTGTCTCCACCGAGGAGGCCGTCAAGGCCGTGGCCGCTTTCAACGGGGCTGAGACCGTCGAGGTCCAGCGCCGGGCGAAGAACGGCATGCGGACCTTCGACGCCCGCGCCGCCGTGGTCGACCTGCAGGCCCTTGATCCACAGCCTGATAGGCCCGAGGACAAGCCCTGTGCGATACTGCGGCTGGTTGTTCGGCACGTGACACCTGCCGTGCGACCTGACGACGTCCTGTCCGGTCTCCGCGTTGTGGCCGACCTGGCGCCGCCGGTCCCCGCAGCGGTGACCAGGCTGGCGCAGGGGCTCTTCGACGAGGAGTCCGGCACGGTGACCGACCCGCTCGCGCCCGACCGCGAGGCAGCCCCGGCCGCTCCACCCATGGCCACCGGGACCGCCGTCGCGACGGCGCCGGAAGGTGCAGGTTCCGCGTAA
- a CDS encoding Rne/Rng family ribonuclease, with amino-acid sequence MPQSNEPGTTGNAEENNAPGDKLPPRRRRRAASRPAGPPVADAQDAAAPAIPADDAGVSDTTTDAESAPATEAVPPARTRRRAVRKATAPAGAPQAAEAVEAVEVVEPVASAEATEAVAEAVEAPPARTRRRAVRKATAPAGAPQAAEAVEAAEVVEPVASAEATEPVAEAVEAPPARTRRRAVRKATAPAGAPQTAEATETAAEPVAEPEAEVVEAPPARTRRRAVRKATAPAGAPQAAEAVEIVEEATPVASAEPVTAVAAEPEAAAPRGRTRRRASAPAGAPQPTEAPAEAGAPAEAVAEEAVTEAVEAPRGRRRAVRKATAPAGAPQVTEAPAVAGESLPEAAVEEPAAEPVEVEDAAPRGRQRRRATAAAGRPEFTGKVEEPVRKSRRATRPAVAVFQAPVFAEPMFQTPETAAAAAAASRHEEVEEETETVEEPTATTEAPAAEAAPQAGSRRRRRRRGEAAEPEPAAAVEVEEHAEEEPEAEGEGEAEHEGEETDEYGDRPSRRRRRGGRRRRRGEAIEGDEAAEQLGEEAAAEHAEEDQERAQESEEAEEDEDHEASAAGSSSSRRRRRRRRRSGDIPSEADNGMDDPERTVVKVREPRKKEEREPGTGFDEVQSIKGSTRMEAKKQRRREGREQGRRRVPIITEAEFLARREAVERVMVVRQNGERTQIGVLEDNVLVEHYVNKEQASSYVGNVYLGKVQNVLPSMEAAFVDIGKGRNAVLYAGEVNFEALGMAHGPRRIETALKSGQSVLVQVTKDPIGHKGARLTSQVSLPGRYLVYVPEGSMTGISRKLPDTERTRLKTILKKIVPEDAGVIVRTAAEGASEDELRRDVERLQQQWEDIQKKSKSSGSSNAPTLLYGEPDMTVRVVRDIFNEDFSKVIVSGDDAWGTIHGYVSQVAPDLTDRLSRWTSEVDIFATYRIDEQLMKALDRKVYLPSGGSLVIDKTEAMVVVDVNTGKFTGQGGNLEETVTKNNLEAAEEIVRQLRLRDLGGIVVVDFIDMVLESNRDLVLRRLLECLGRDRTKHQVAEVTSLGLVQMTRKRVGQGLLESFSETCVHCNGRGVIVHMEQPTSVGGGGNGKRSKKRGRGGVDHEHAAEIETEVETEAEVAAEVAAPVALPEPEFVPDEELYSSPAEAEAAASRGRGRRRATRKATAAAGAPKAAAAPAPVVEPEPVVVAEPEPIVVVEPEPVAETPVVAEAPQGRTRRRATRKATAPAGSPAPAEQVEELVSVAAPVVEVPVVAEAPQPEAAPEEVAPEAAPPRARRRVTRKVTAPAGSPAGADAAEVVVVTGSIEPKPDAETAETAEAEAPAKKTARKTAKKATAKKAATKKTAAKKTAAKKTTAKKAAAKKTVAAEQSPKPSVSADTES; translated from the coding sequence ATGCCCCAGTCCAACGAACCCGGCACGACCGGGAACGCCGAAGAGAACAACGCACCCGGAGACAAGCTGCCCCCGCGCCGCAGGCGCCGCGCCGCGTCCCGCCCGGCCGGCCCGCCGGTGGCGGACGCACAGGATGCCGCCGCTCCGGCCATACCGGCCGATGACGCCGGAGTGTCCGACACCACCACCGACGCCGAGAGCGCTCCGGCGACAGAAGCCGTGCCGCCTGCGCGTACGCGTCGTCGTGCCGTCCGTAAGGCGACCGCTCCGGCGGGTGCGCCGCAGGCCGCTGAGGCCGTCGAGGCCGTCGAGGTCGTGGAGCCCGTCGCGAGCGCCGAGGCCACCGAGGCCGTGGCCGAGGCCGTGGAGGCGCCGCCTGCGCGTACGCGTCGTCGTGCCGTCCGTAAGGCGACCGCTCCGGCGGGCGCCCCGCAGGCCGCTGAGGCCGTCGAGGCCGCCGAGGTCGTGGAGCCCGTCGCGAGCGCCGAGGCCACCGAGCCCGTGGCCGAGGCCGTGGAGGCGCCGCCTGCGCGTACCCGTCGTCGTGCCGTCCGCAAGGCGACCGCCCCGGCGGGTGCACCGCAGACCGCAGAGGCCACCGAGACCGCTGCCGAGCCCGTGGCCGAGCCTGAGGCCGAGGTCGTGGAGGCGCCGCCTGCGCGTACCCGTCGTCGTGCCGTCCGCAAGGCGACCGCTCCGGCGGGCGCCCCGCAGGCCGCCGAGGCCGTCGAGATCGTCGAGGAAGCAACGCCCGTGGCGAGTGCCGAGCCCGTGACCGCCGTGGCCGCCGAGCCCGAGGCCGCCGCGCCGCGCGGCCGCACCCGGCGCAGGGCATCGGCTCCGGCCGGTGCACCGCAGCCCACCGAGGCCCCGGCCGAGGCCGGCGCACCCGCAGAAGCAGTAGCAGAAGAAGCCGTCACCGAGGCCGTCGAGGCCCCGCGCGGACGCCGCCGTGCCGTGCGCAAGGCGACCGCTCCGGCGGGCGCCCCGCAGGTCACCGAGGCCCCGGCCGTGGCCGGCGAGAGTCTGCCCGAGGCTGCTGTCGAGGAGCCGGCCGCCGAGCCCGTCGAGGTCGAGGACGCCGCACCGCGCGGCCGCCAGCGTCGCCGGGCCACCGCCGCCGCGGGCCGGCCCGAGTTCACCGGCAAGGTCGAGGAGCCCGTACGCAAGAGCCGTCGCGCGACGCGCCCCGCCGTGGCCGTGTTCCAGGCGCCGGTCTTCGCCGAGCCGATGTTCCAGACCCCGGAGACCGCGGCAGCCGCCGCTGCCGCTTCGCGTCACGAAGAGGTCGAGGAAGAGACCGAGACGGTCGAGGAGCCGACCGCTACCACCGAGGCCCCGGCCGCCGAGGCCGCGCCGCAGGCCGGTTCGCGCCGCCGTCGCCGCCGTCGCGGTGAGGCCGCCGAGCCCGAGCCGGCCGCCGCTGTCGAGGTGGAGGAGCACGCCGAGGAGGAGCCCGAGGCGGAAGGCGAGGGCGAGGCCGAGCACGAGGGCGAGGAGACGGACGAGTACGGGGACCGGCCTTCGCGCCGTCGCCGTCGCGGAGGGCGTCGCCGCCGTCGTGGCGAGGCCATCGAAGGTGACGAGGCCGCGGAGCAGCTCGGCGAAGAGGCCGCCGCCGAGCACGCCGAGGAGGACCAGGAGCGCGCTCAGGAGTCCGAAGAGGCCGAGGAGGACGAGGACCACGAGGCGTCCGCCGCCGGATCCAGCAGCAGCCGTCGCCGCCGTCGTCGTCGCCGTCGCAGCGGTGACATCCCGTCCGAGGCCGACAACGGAATGGACGACCCGGAGCGTACGGTCGTCAAGGTCCGCGAGCCCCGCAAGAAGGAAGAGCGGGAGCCCGGCACCGGCTTCGACGAGGTCCAGTCCATCAAGGGCTCGACCCGTATGGAGGCTAAGAAGCAGCGCCGCCGCGAAGGCCGTGAGCAGGGTCGCCGTCGCGTCCCGATCATCACCGAGGCCGAGTTCCTGGCGCGCCGCGAGGCAGTCGAGCGCGTGATGGTCGTCCGCCAGAACGGCGAGCGCACCCAGATCGGCGTTCTCGAGGACAATGTGCTCGTCGAGCACTACGTCAACAAGGAGCAGGCCAGCAGCTACGTCGGCAACGTCTACCTGGGCAAGGTGCAGAACGTACTGCCGTCCATGGAGGCCGCCTTCGTCGACATCGGCAAGGGCCGCAACGCCGTCCTGTACGCCGGTGAGGTGAACTTCGAGGCGCTCGGCATGGCCCACGGGCCGCGCCGTATCGAGACCGCGCTCAAGTCCGGTCAGTCCGTCCTCGTTCAGGTGACCAAGGACCCGATCGGCCACAAGGGTGCCCGCCTGACCAGCCAGGTCTCGCTGCCCGGCCGCTACCTGGTCTATGTGCCCGAGGGCTCGATGACCGGCATCAGCCGCAAGCTGCCCGACACCGAGCGGACCCGGCTGAAGACCATCCTCAAGAAGATCGTTCCCGAGGACGCGGGCGTCATCGTCCGTACCGCGGCAGAGGGCGCGAGCGAGGACGAGCTCCGACGCGATGTCGAACGGCTGCAGCAGCAGTGGGAGGACATCCAGAAGAAGTCGAAGAGCAGCGGCAGCTCCAACGCGCCGACGTTGCTCTACGGCGAGCCGGACATGACCGTCCGGGTCGTCCGCGACATCTTCAACGAGGACTTCTCCAAGGTCATCGTCAGCGGCGACGACGCGTGGGGGACCATCCACGGTTACGTCTCGCAGGTGGCGCCGGACCTGACGGACCGCCTGTCGCGGTGGACCTCCGAGGTCGACATCTTCGCGACGTACCGGATCGACGAGCAGCTCATGAAGGCGCTGGACCGGAAGGTCTATCTGCCGAGCGGCGGCTCGCTGGTGATCGACAAGACCGAGGCCATGGTCGTCGTCGACGTCAACACCGGCAAGTTCACCGGTCAGGGCGGCAACCTCGAAGAGACCGTCACCAAGAACAACCTGGAGGCGGCCGAGGAGATCGTGCGCCAGCTGCGGCTGCGCGACCTCGGTGGCATCGTCGTCGTCGACTTCATCGACATGGTGCTGGAGTCCAACCGGGATCTGGTGCTGCGGCGCCTGCTGGAGTGCCTGGGACGCGACCGTACGAAGCACCAGGTCGCCGAGGTCACCTCGTTGGGCCTGGTCCAGATGACCCGTAAGCGGGTGGGCCAGGGCCTGCTGGAGTCCTTCTCCGAGACCTGTGTCCACTGCAACGGGCGCGGCGTGATCGTGCACATGGAACAGCCGACCTCGGTCGGTGGTGGCGGCAACGGCAAGCGTTCCAAGAAGCGCGGCCGGGGCGGCGTGGACCACGAGCACGCGGCGGAGATCGAGACCGAGGTCGAGACCGAGGCCGAGGTGGCTGCCGAGGTGGCCGCCCCGGTGGCGCTGCCCGAGCCGGAGTTCGTCCCGGACGAGGAGCTGTACAGCAGCCCGGCCGAGGCCGAGGCAGCCGCCTCGCGAGGCCGCGGCCGGCGCCGCGCGACCCGTAAGGCAACGGCTGCGGCCGGCGCCCCGAAGGCCGCAGCAGCACCCGCTCCGGTGGTCGAGCCGGAGCCGGTCGTGGTCGCGGAGCCGGAGCCGATCGTGGTCGTGGAGCCCGAGCCGGTCGCCGAGACCCCGGTGGTCGCCGAGGCCCCTCAGGGCCGTACGCGCCGTCGGGCGACCCGGAAGGCGACCGCCCCGGCGGGCTCGCCGGCCCCGGCCGAGCAGGTCGAGGAACTGGTATCGGTGGCGGCCCCGGTCGTCGAGGTCCCGGTTGTCGCCGAGGCCCCGCAGCCCGAGGCCGCACCCGAAGAGGTGGCCCCTGAGGCCGCTCCGCCGCGTGCCCGCCGTCGGGTGACCCGCAAGGTCACCGCCCCCGCGGGCTCGCCCGCAGGTGCGGACGCGGCAGAGGTCGTCGTGGTGACCGGTTCCATCGAGCCGAAGCCCGACGCCGAGACCGCCGAAACCGCGGAAGCGGAGGCCCCGGCGAAGAAGACGGCGCGCAAGACCGCGAAGAAGGCCACCGCCAAGAAGGCAGCCACCAAGAAGACGGCTGCCAAGAAGACCGCCGCGAAGAAGACGACGGCGAAGAAGGCGGCGGCGAAGAAGACGGTCGCCGCGGAGCAGTCGCCGAAGCCTTCCGTCTCGGCGGACACCGAGAGCTGA
- a CDS encoding DegT/DnrJ/EryC1/StrS family aminotransferase, which translates to MSSDNREAIPAARPVIGEEEIEAVVRVLRSGRVVQGPEVAAFEEGFSELVDGRHCVAVNSGTSALHLLLLALGIGPGDEVIVPSFSFAASANAVRLAGADVVFADIEPGSFGLDPAAVEAAITPRTAAIMPVHLYGHPAAMDALMPIARKHGLAVVEDACQAHTAALDGTPVGAFGSGGTFSFYPTKNMHSLEGGMVTTADAEVARTLRLLRNQGMEQRYANEIVGANMRMTDVSAAVGRVQLGKVLGWTEQRRANAAYLDRHITAPNVTVPPVADGARHVYHQYTIRVQGDRDAAMARLSEAGIGNAVYYPTPIHRLKPYWEPDQKAGRIWDLPETERAAAEVVSLPVHPSLSPEDLDRTVGAVNSLGDMQ; encoded by the coding sequence ATGTCGAGCGACAACAGGGAAGCGATCCCTGCTGCCCGGCCGGTGATCGGTGAGGAAGAGATCGAGGCCGTGGTGCGCGTACTGCGCAGCGGTCGTGTCGTGCAGGGCCCGGAGGTCGCGGCCTTCGAGGAGGGCTTCTCGGAGCTGGTCGACGGACGTCACTGCGTCGCGGTCAACTCGGGCACCTCGGCCCTCCATCTCCTGCTGCTCGCCCTGGGGATAGGCCCCGGCGACGAGGTCATAGTCCCGTCGTTCTCCTTCGCGGCCTCCGCCAACGCGGTCCGCCTGGCCGGCGCCGACGTGGTCTTCGCGGACATCGAGCCGGGCAGCTTCGGTCTGGACCCGGCCGCGGTCGAGGCCGCCATCACGCCCCGCACGGCCGCGATCATGCCCGTCCATCTGTACGGCCACCCGGCCGCGATGGACGCGCTGATGCCGATCGCGCGGAAGCACGGCCTCGCGGTCGTCGAGGACGCCTGCCAGGCGCACACCGCCGCACTGGACGGCACGCCGGTCGGCGCCTTCGGTTCCGGCGGCACCTTCAGCTTCTACCCCACCAAGAACATGCACTCCCTCGAAGGGGGCATGGTCACCACCGCCGACGCCGAGGTTGCGCGCACCCTCAGGCTGCTGCGCAACCAGGGCATGGAGCAGCGGTACGCCAATGAGATCGTCGGCGCCAACATGCGCATGACGGACGTGTCCGCCGCCGTCGGGCGCGTACAGCTCGGGAAGGTGCTCGGCTGGACCGAGCAGCGCCGCGCCAACGCCGCGTATCTCGACCGGCACATCACCGCGCCCAACGTCACCGTCCCGCCCGTCGCCGACGGTGCACGCCACGTTTACCACCAGTACACCATTCGGGTGCAGGGTGACCGTGACGCCGCCATGGCCAGGCTGAGCGAGGCGGGCATCGGCAACGCCGTGTACTACCCGACTCCGATCCACCGGCTGAAGCCGTACTGGGAGCCCGACCAGAAGGCGGGCCGGATCTGGGATCTGCCGGAGACCGAGCGTGCCGCCGCCGAGGTCGTCTCGCTGCCCGTGCATCCTTCGCTGTCGCCGGAGGACCTGGACCGCACCGTCGGCGCCGTGAACTCGTTGGGAGACATGCAGTGA